A single window of Ficedula albicollis isolate OC2 chromosome 8, FicAlb1.5, whole genome shotgun sequence DNA harbors:
- the LOC101809470 gene encoding uncharacterized protein LOC101809470 — MWQHGARECRQCFPRHPEVLLASSPSAPAAPMANTMGAPALLENGNAEKSRRPAYLRAAPYVLIFVWLVLSALVPIVFCLIYHQQARDTCWAHGSLNDSPTETGDMNWDWEVKNCKGVVQGQGQYLIIQQSGTYFIYAQLFRKKRIQEPFTLMFYKYPNTTLNNIMGHENGTINFARSFPLQKGDKLFCRKNHNRDDVVLKNQTYWGLFKI; from the exons ATGTGGCAACACGGAGCTCGGGAATGCCGGCAGTGCTTTCCTCGGCACCCTGAGGTGCTGCTTGCATCCTCaccctcagctccagctgcacccaTGGCCAACACCATGggagcaccagccctgctggagaaTGGGAATGCTGAGAAGAGCAGGAGACCCGCGTACTTGAGAGCGGCCCCTTACGTTCTCATTTTTGTCTGGCTTGTTCTTTCAGCTCTGGTTCCCATCGTCTTCTGTTTGATCTACCATCAGCAG GCACGGGACACATGCTGGGCACATGGATCTT TAAATGACTCTCCTACAGAGACTGGAGACATGAACTGGGACTGGGAAGTAAAGAACTGCAAGGGGGTGGTGCAGGGCCAAGGGCAGTACCTCATCATCCAGCAGAGTGGCACCTACTTCATCTACGCCCAGCTCTTCCGCAAGAAGAGGATCCAAGAGCCCTTTACTCTGATGTTTTACAAATACCCAAACACCACCCTCAACAACATCATGGGCCACGAGAATGGCACCATCAACTTTGCCAGATCCTTTCCCCTGCAGAAGGGAGATAAGTTGTTCTGCAGGAAGAACCACAATCGCGACGACGTTGTGCTGAAGAATCAGACTTATTGGGGGCTGTTCAAAATATAG